GGACGAGATCGCGGCGGCGCGGGCCGGCGCGGCGGCGCGCCACGTGGGCCGGACGCGGCGGGTGCTGATCGTGATCGACCGCGCGCCGGGTGGGCTCGACGGCATGGTCGCCGCGGCCAACGGCAGCTGGATGGATGAGCTCGCGGCGATGACCGGCGCGGCCAACGTCCTGGCGGGCGCGGCGACGCGCTACCCGAAGGTGACGGCGGAGGAGATCGTGCGGACCGCGCCCGACACGATCCTCGACGTGTCGTTCACGGCCGACGCGGCGACGGCGCTGGCCGAGTGGCGGTCGCGGCCGGAGCTGGCGAGCGTGCCGGCGATCCGCGACGGCCGCGTGCGGGTGCTGAAGGCGCCGTACTTCCTGGCGCCGTCGCCGCGGATGGCGGCGGCGCTGGCCGAGCTCGAGGCGGCGCTGGGGCCGTGACCGTGGCGGCGCTCGTGCGGTCGATCACGGCGCGACGGATCGGGTGACCGGGCGCGCGCGGGGCCGCCGTAGCATCGTGACCATGCGCATGGGGCGACTGCTGGGGATCGCGGTGATGGTCGTGCTGGGCTGCGGCAACGACGAGGCCCGGCCGATCGACGCCGCCGTCGACGCGCTCGACGCGAGCGGGAGCGCGTGCGGCGTGCTGCCGGACCCGGGCGGGTGCCAGTTCGTCGAGGAGTCGCTCGACGCGTGCCCGAGCGTGCAGGAGGCGTGCGGTAGCCTGTGCGACGCGGTGCCGAAGTGCTGCTACTGCAGCGGGACGCTCTGGTTGGTGCTCGAGATCGACTGCGCGCGGTGCGGCGACGGCGGCAGCCCCATCGAGGACGCCCGCGAGGCCGACGCCAGCTTCGCGCCGTGACACGGGGAGCGCGGCGTGTGCTGCGCCGTCGTCGACGGCGAGGGGCCGGCGCGGATCGTCGAGGTCGTGCGCTGCGACGCGGGCGTCTCCCCCGACGCGCCGCCCGACGCCGCGGTGACCGCGGTCGCCGCGGTCGCGCCGCCCTGAGCCCGCGCCGGGGCGTGGTACCAACGGGCGTGCTCGCGCTCGACGACGTGACCTTCGGCTACGACGCCCGCGCGGTGGTGCGCGGCGTGTCGCTGACGGTGGCGCGCGGCGAGCTGGTGGCGCTGGTGGGGCCCAACGGCGCGGGCAAGACCACGGTGGCGCGGCTGGCGGCGGGGCTGGCGCCGCCGCGGGCCGGCACGGTGCGCGTCGACGGGCGCGACCCGGGCGCGACCACGCGCCGGGCGCTGGCGCGGACGCTGGCGTACCTGCCGCAGCGCTACGAGCTGGCGTTCCCGTTCACCGCGCTCGAGGTGGTGCTGATGGGGCGCTACGCCCGGCAGCGCGGGCCGGGGCTCGACAGCGCGGCCGACGAGGCGGCGGCCCGGGCGGCGCTGGCGCGGTGCGACCTGGCGGACCTGGCCGAGCGGCGGTTCGACGCGCTGTCGGGCGGCGAGCGCCGGCGCGTGGTGCTGGCCCAGGCCCTGTGCCAGGGCGCGGACGCGATCATCCTCGACGAGCCGACCGCCGCGCTCGATCCGGCCCACGCGATCGCGGTGGCGCGGGCGCTGGCCGACGAGCGCGGCCGCGGCGCGGCGGTGCTGATCGTGACGCACGATCTGGATCTGGCGGCGCGGTTCGCCGACCGGATCGTGGCGATGGCCGAGGGCGAGGTGGTCGCCGACGGCGCGCCCGAGGCGGTGCTGACCGACGCGCGGGTGCAGGCGGCGTTCGGCGTGACCCTGCACGTCGGCGCGCTGCCCGACGGCGCGCGGTTCGTGGTGGCGCGGTGAGCTGCGTCGGCGGCGCGGCGGCGGGTGGCCTGCTGCGCGGCGGCGCGATGAGCGTCATCAGCG
The genomic region above belongs to Myxococcales bacterium and contains:
- a CDS encoding ABC transporter substrate-binding protein — encoded protein: MRIVRALVLAMVVLAGGCDRSAPAASAARIVTLTPSATELVAALGADGALVGVDAYSTYPARVAGLPKVGSFIAPDFEAIVALRPTLVVADDIHDDAAGALTGAGVAVVKLPMHALPDVERALVTLGAKLGRAREARARQDEIAAARAGAAARHVGRTRRVLIVIDRAPGGLDGMVAAANGSWMDELAAMTGAANVLAGAATRYPKVTAEEIVRTAPDTILDVSFTADAATALAEWRSRPELASVPAIRDGRVRVLKAPYFLAPSPRMAAALAELEAALGP
- a CDS encoding ABC transporter ATP-binding protein — its product is MLALDDVTFGYDARAVVRGVSLTVARGELVALVGPNGAGKTTVARLAAGLAPPRAGTVRVDGRDPGATTRRALARTLAYLPQRYELAFPFTALEVVLMGRYARQRGPGLDSAADEAAARAALARCDLADLAERRFDALSGGERRRVVLAQALCQGADAIILDEPTAALDPAHAIAVARALADERGRGAAVLIVTHDLDLAARFADRIVAMAEGEVVADGAPEAVLTDARVQAAFGVTLHVGALPDGARFVVAR